One Oncorhynchus gorbuscha isolate QuinsamMale2020 ecotype Even-year unplaced genomic scaffold, OgorEven_v1.0 Un_scaffold_5843, whole genome shotgun sequence DNA window includes the following coding sequences:
- the LOC124029234 gene encoding signal peptide peptidase-like 2A isoform X1 encodes MRVPRFSAWTQNLCGMQFSILGYGDIIVPGLLVAYCSRFDVWVNSPKKIYLFCCCIAYLCGMVLTFAVMLVTKMGQPALLYLVPFTLLGSALLAWRRGEMRQFWNGTTYEVLDSTREPLLPDGTPDSGSGGRKC; translated from the exons ATGCGTGTTCCACGGTTCTCTGCGTGGACACAGAACCTGTGTGGCATGCAGTTCTCCATCCTGGGCTATGGGGACATCATCGTACCAG GTCTTCTTGTGGCCTATTGCAGCAGGTTTGATGTGTGGGTCAACAGCCCCAAGAAGATCTACCTTTTCTGCTGCTGCATAG cCTATCTGTGTGGTATGGTTTTGACGTTTGCGGTGATGTTGGTGACTAAGATGGGGCAGCCAGCCCTGCTCTACCTGGTTCCATTCACCCTGCTAGGATCTGCACTGTTggcctggaggagaggggagatgaggcaGTTCTGGAACGGGACCACATACGAG GTGTTGGACTCCACCAGGGAACCCTTACTGCCAG
- the LOC124029234 gene encoding signal peptide peptidase-like 2A isoform X2 — MRVPRFSAWTQNLCGMQFSILGYGDIIVPGLLVAYCSRFDVWVNSPKKIYLFCCCIAYLCGMVLTFAVMLVTKMGQPALLYLVPFTLLGSALLAWRRGEMRQFWNGTTYEVLDSTREPLLPGVLSPPDL, encoded by the exons ATGCGTGTTCCACGGTTCTCTGCGTGGACACAGAACCTGTGTGGCATGCAGTTCTCCATCCTGGGCTATGGGGACATCATCGTACCAG GTCTTCTTGTGGCCTATTGCAGCAGGTTTGATGTGTGGGTCAACAGCCCCAAGAAGATCTACCTTTTCTGCTGCTGCATAG cCTATCTGTGTGGTATGGTTTTGACGTTTGCGGTGATGTTGGTGACTAAGATGGGGCAGCCAGCCCTGCTCTACCTGGTTCCATTCACCCTGCTAGGATCTGCACTGTTggcctggaggagaggggagatgaggcaGTTCTGGAACGGGACCACATACGAG GTGTTGGACTCCACCAGGGAACCCTTACTGCCAGGTGTGCTTTCaccccctgacctctaa